In Mercenaria mercenaria strain notata chromosome 14, MADL_Memer_1, whole genome shotgun sequence, the following are encoded in one genomic region:
- the LOC128548143 gene encoding histamine H3 receptor-like, with amino-acid sequence MKFNCTVVLVEHITLELLKIDDPVRAMNESIPSVTGSSEVVPLNNTSVNTDFEDDDGIIAMTTTVMVPSAIGLSVLTLVGITGNVMTVFAYLGDRQHNTVYDFFILNLAITDLILCTVSMPVYAVYTLMEFTWPFGYWFCKIWLLIDFTACTEATLLILVLSLDRLFMISLGTFYMRKITWTFAKTVIIISWFISFVYYGPAILAWDYWVGYSSVEYMDCDVEFAFENVFVIVMSIMDFVIPAIALSIINGLLFHKILKWANIRHVQQQRVERENTRNVKAIGISKDKQKAPTCPVAWETVHQIRCVGNLVMAVTGIKNVQNHTYQSNIGMRAVGNTKIAITINRKMKSAKLLAILVLTFLLFWSPYTITTVVISICNNCVNWSLYEFFNWLLWMKSAVNPLLYAFNSPRYRQCFRRYMTLNGSICRSANRRS; translated from the coding sequence ATGAAGTTCAACTGTACTGTTGTTCTTGTAGAGCATATCACCTTGGAACTGTTGAAAATAGACGACCCTGTCAGAGCAATGAATGAATCAATTCCGTCTGTTACTGGATCATCTGAAGTTGTTCCCTTAAACAATACAAGTGTAAATACAGATTTTGAAGACGATGATGGAATCATTGCAATGACGACAACAGTGATGGTTCCGTCGGCAATAGGACTTTCCGTACTTACACTAGTAGGTATAACAGGCAATGTTATGACAGTATTTGCCTATCTCGGTGACAGACAACATAACACAGTGTatgattttttcatattaaatttagcCATTACGGACCTTATATTGTGTACTGTGAGTATGCCGGTCTATGCCGTATACACTCTCATGGAATTCACGTGGCCATTCGGCTATTGGTTTTGTAAAATATGGTTGCTAATAGATTTTACGGCTTGTACCGAAGCGACATTACTAATTCTCGTTCTGAGTTTGGATAGACTGTTCATGATTAGTCTAGGGACATTCTATATGCGGAAAATAACCTGGACATTTGCAAAGACTGTCATAATCATATCTTGGTTCATATCTTTCGTTTATTACGGACCGGCTATACTTGCTTGGGACTACTGGGTTGGATACTCATCAGTAGAGTATATGGATTGCGATGTAGAATTTGCCTTTGAAAACGTTTTCGTAATCGTAATGTCAATAATGGATTTTGTGATACCAGCGATTGCACTTTCTATTATTAATGGACTTCTCTTccataaaatattgaaatgggCTAATATACGACATGTACAGCAGCAGAGAGTAGAGAGAGAAAATACGAGAAATGTCAAAGCGATTGGTATATCTAAAGATAAGCAAAAGGCACCAACATGTCCTGTTGCTTGGGAAACCGTTCATCAAATAAGATGTGTTGGAAATTTAGTTATGGCAGTGACAGGgattaaaaatgttcaaaatcacACCTATCAATCGAATATCGGAATGAGGGCCGTAGGAAATACAAAAATTGCCATAACTATTAACCGAAAAATGAAATCTGCAAAGCTTCTGGCAATTCTAGTTTTAACCTTCCTCCTCTTTTGGTCTCCATACACAATCACAACTGTGGTCATTTCTATATGTAACAACTGTGTCAATTGGAGTCTTTACGAATTTTTCAACTGGCTGTTATGGATGAAATCAGCAGTTAATCCTTTATTGTATGCTTTTAATAGTCCTCGATACAGACAATGTTTCCGGAGGTATATGACATTGAATGGAAGTATATGTAGGTCTGCTAATCGGAGGTCATGA